A single window of Dermochelys coriacea isolate rDerCor1 chromosome 2, rDerCor1.pri.v4, whole genome shotgun sequence DNA harbors:
- the SEC61G gene encoding protein transport protein Sec61 subunit gamma — MDQVMQFVEPSRQFVKDSIRLVKRCTKPDRKEFQKIAMATAIGFAIMGFIGFFVKLIHIPINNIIVGG, encoded by the exons ATGGATCAAGTAATGCAATTTGTTGAGCCCAGCCGTCAATTTGTAAAAGATTCCATCAGACTTGTTAAAAGATGCACTAAGCCAGACAGAAAAG AATTCCAGAAGATTGCCATGGCAACAGCAATAGGTTTTGCGATAATGGGATTTATTGGTTTCTTTGTGAAATTGATCCATATCCCTATCAACAACATCATTGT TGGTGGCTGA